In Methanonatronarchaeum sp. AMET-Sl, one genomic interval encodes:
- a CDS encoding ORC1-type DNA replication protein, whose product MEDSSSIFDKLLEEDGIFENKEILRPSYTPNKLPHRSKQVNEIARILVPALKGETPSNILIYGKTGTGKTVAVKHVGRELEKKGEELNVDCSVIYLNCKVVDTQYRALAHIARHFDKDVPLTGWPTDQVYHELKDALDERKKVATIMLDEIDRIIGKSGDDILYNLSRINSDLERSKVSIIGISNDLKFTEVLDPRIKSSLGEEDIIFPPYNADQLRDILQQRAERAIKEGAINSEVIPLCAAFAAQEHGDARRALDLLRVSGELAEKNGETILPEHVRKAQEKIELDRVLEVVRTLPTQSKAVLLAIVKHQECDRENLTTGEVYEMYKKLARKIDIETLTQRRITDLISELDMLGIINAVVVSKGRYGRTKEISMNMSTDEIQNVLLNDYRLQNLKDYCPSTQSKL is encoded by the coding sequence ATGGAAGATTCATCTAGTATTTTCGATAAATTACTCGAAGAAGACGGTATTTTTGAAAACAAAGAGATTTTAAGGCCTTCTTATACTCCAAATAAACTTCCTCATAGAAGCAAACAGGTTAACGAGATTGCGAGGATCCTTGTACCAGCCCTGAAAGGCGAAACACCCTCAAACATCCTTATTTATGGAAAAACAGGGACTGGGAAAACTGTTGCCGTTAAACACGTTGGCCGTGAACTTGAAAAGAAGGGCGAAGAACTGAATGTAGACTGCAGCGTCATATACCTGAACTGTAAGGTAGTGGACACACAGTACAGAGCATTAGCCCACATAGCCCGACATTTCGATAAAGACGTCCCCCTAACCGGATGGCCTACAGACCAAGTATACCACGAACTAAAAGACGCTTTAGACGAACGTAAAAAAGTCGCCACGATAATGCTTGACGAAATCGACAGAATAATAGGTAAAAGTGGAGACGACATACTCTACAACCTCAGCAGAATCAACAGCGACCTCGAAAGATCCAAAGTAAGCATCATCGGGATATCAAACGACCTAAAATTCACCGAAGTACTTGACCCCAGAATAAAAAGCTCATTAGGAGAAGAAGACATAATCTTCCCACCATACAACGCAGACCAACTACGAGACATACTACAACAAAGAGCAGAGAGAGCAATAAAAGAAGGAGCAATAAACAGTGAAGTAATACCATTATGCGCAGCCTTCGCAGCCCAAGAACACGGAGACGCCAGAAGAGCACTCGACCTCCTACGTGTATCAGGAGAGCTAGCAGAAAAAAATGGAGAAACAATACTACCAGAACACGTAAGAAAAGCACAAGAAAAAATCGAGTTAGACCGCGTACTCGAAGTAGTCCGGACATTACCAACACAATCAAAAGCAGTTCTACTAGCAATAGTAAAACACCAAGAATGCGACCGCGAAAACCTCACAACAGGCGAAGTATACGAAATGTACAAAAAACTAGCCCGAAAAATCGATATAGAAACACTCACCCAAAGAAGAATCACCGACCTAATCTCAGAACTAGACATGCTTGGAATCATAAACGCAGTAGTAGTCAGCAAAGGCCGTTATGGAAGAACAAAAGAAATCTCAATGAACATGTCAACAGACGAAATACAAAACGTACTACTAAACGACTACCGGCTCCAGAATCTCAAAGATTATTGCCCATCAACACAAAGTAAGTTATGA
- a CDS encoding DNA-directed DNA polymerase II small subunit has translation MEILEKCISKGVFLHPDAKQKLEQQEDPNKIIEKILEKYSFENPVLLPKHIEQYLKQNPKQPQKTKKQKPEVKEIPQPQNQTTKTTTKTTDTQKTKSIDKSTKNNPVEAETEAEAIDVDENDKERAVDMERDIEGDGGVVVKSDITGRSECEGELKNFINYFNDRYSRIKKEIGKRNGMRNVRPIESIREGSRDSVSLVGMVNDVRDTSNGHKLILLEDRTGEVPALALKHRSDVFDDSEKVLQDEVIGVKGSLSDNGSDLFILDEIVWPDLPITTGKPKSEGDGYIAFISDVHFGSTTFMDSAWNRFIDWLNGEVGGPEHKKTVQKIKYLCIAGDLVEGIGVYPGQKKELSTESITEQYREAARQLNRVPSHINIIISPGNHDAVRQAEPQPALDEEIQKQFDRENLTFIGNPTTIEIEGVEIVVYHGRSLDDLIAELPDCSYEKPANAMKEFVRRRHLSPIYGKKTPIAPENQDYLFVDHPDIIHCGHVHKFGVDKHKGVNLFNTGTWQKQTKFQKKKGIKPDPGRVVLYDLNNHEPKIVKFCN, from the coding sequence ATGGAAATACTCGAAAAATGCATATCAAAAGGAGTCTTCCTACACCCAGACGCAAAACAAAAACTAGAACAACAGGAAGACCCCAACAAAATAATCGAAAAAATACTCGAAAAATACAGCTTCGAAAACCCAGTTCTACTACCAAAACACATCGAACAATACCTAAAACAAAACCCAAAACAACCACAAAAAACAAAAAAACAAAAACCAGAAGTCAAAGAAATACCACAACCACAAAACCAAACAACCAAAACAACCACAAAAACCACAGACACCCAAAAAACCAAATCAATAGACAAATCCACAAAAAACAATCCAGTTGAAGCTGAAACTGAAGCTGAAGCTATTGATGTGGATGAAAACGATAAAGAGAGGGCTGTAGATATGGAGAGAGATATAGAGGGAGATGGGGGTGTTGTTGTTAAGAGTGATATTACAGGTAGGTCTGAGTGTGAGGGTGAGTTAAAGAACTTTATTAATTATTTCAATGATCGATATAGTCGTATTAAGAAGGAGATTGGTAAGAGAAACGGCATGCGGAACGTAAGACCGATTGAATCAATTAGAGAGGGAAGTCGAGATAGTGTGTCTTTGGTTGGAATGGTTAATGATGTTCGTGATACATCTAATGGTCATAAACTTATTTTATTGGAGGATCGAACTGGAGAGGTTCCAGCGCTTGCCTTGAAGCACCGTAGTGATGTTTTTGATGACTCTGAGAAGGTTTTGCAGGATGAAGTTATTGGTGTTAAGGGAAGTTTATCGGATAACGGCAGTGACCTATTTATTTTAGATGAGATTGTTTGGCCAGACCTCCCGATCACAACTGGAAAGCCAAAGTCAGAGGGAGATGGCTACATCGCCTTCATTTCAGATGTACATTTCGGTAGCACTACATTTATGGATAGTGCTTGGAATCGTTTTATAGATTGGTTGAATGGTGAGGTTGGTGGTCCTGAACATAAAAAAACTGTACAGAAAATCAAGTACTTATGTATAGCAGGGGATTTAGTTGAAGGAATCGGTGTCTATCCGGGTCAGAAGAAAGAACTATCAACTGAGAGTATAACTGAGCAATACAGGGAGGCGGCTCGACAACTAAATCGAGTTCCATCTCACATAAATATAATAATAAGTCCTGGAAACCACGACGCCGTTAGGCAGGCTGAGCCACAGCCAGCTCTAGATGAAGAGATACAGAAACAATTCGATCGCGAAAACCTCACTTTTATTGGAAATCCAACAACGATAGAGATAGAGGGTGTTGAGATAGTTGTATACCACGGTCGGTCACTAGACGACTTAATCGCTGAACTCCCAGACTGTAGTTATGAAAAACCAGCTAACGCGATGAAAGAGTTTGTAAGAAGACGGCATCTATCCCCTATCTATGGGAAAAAAACACCGATCGCCCCAGAAAACCAAGACTATCTATTCGTAGACCACCCTGACATAATACACTGCGGCCACGTACATAAGTTCGGAGTTGATAAACATAAAGGAGTTAACTTATTCAACACAGGTACCTGGCAAAAACAAACAAAGTTCCAGAAAAAAAAGGGAATCAAACCCGATCCCGGAAGAGTCGTGTTGTACGACCTAAACAACCACGAACCAAAGATAGTGAAGTTCTGCAACTAA
- the glyS gene encoding glycine--tRNA ligase — protein MTDVYSQLMKIAKRRGIIWPSYEIYGSASGFYDYGPTGTQILENIKNKWREYYRDREGYGEIKTTTIMSEDVFHGSGHLDGFEDAMTQCNECNKSFRADHLVEQYTEVQADSLPNHEIEELIKNNNVTCPECNGPLKEVYDFNLMFQTDIGPGSSRPGYLRPETAQGMFVNYPYLYKHNREKLPFGTIQIGRAYRNEISPRQGVIRLREFMQMEAEVFVHPDQKTHPDFNRYHNHEVEIYPTKKQLNEQKPIKTDLKTAVDKGWIGNEIIAYYIGLSTEYFKEIGIDPNKLRYRQHLPDEMAHYASECWDAEAYSERFGWIEIAGISDRTNYDLKKHSQVSGTELTAFERYEEPIEQTKTIIEPQMDILGPELKDKAKKVADTIQEMNPKKLKKMLENGPIEMNINGQTIEINQKHIKINTIKETVRGEKIYPHVIEPSYGLDRIFYITLEHAYKQDTQDGEKRNLLQLKNTTAPIQAAVFPLLNQKDMNKKTNEIYKKINKKYKTITDTSGSIGRRYRRQDEIGTPYCITIDHQTIEDNTVTIRERDTTNQIRVKTKNIMNALKNLYNGAKLQEIKNN, from the coding sequence ATGACCGATGTCTACAGCCAACTAATGAAAATAGCTAAAAGAAGAGGCATAATCTGGCCAAGCTATGAAATATATGGATCAGCCTCAGGTTTCTACGACTACGGACCAACCGGAACCCAAATACTAGAGAACATAAAAAACAAATGGAGAGAATACTACAGAGATAGAGAAGGGTATGGCGAAATCAAGACAACAACAATAATGAGTGAAGACGTCTTCCATGGCTCCGGACATCTAGATGGATTCGAAGACGCCATGACCCAATGCAATGAATGCAACAAATCATTTAGAGCAGACCACCTCGTAGAACAATACACAGAAGTACAGGCCGACAGCCTACCAAACCACGAAATCGAGGAATTAATAAAAAACAACAACGTAACCTGCCCCGAATGTAATGGACCACTCAAAGAAGTATATGACTTCAACCTAATGTTCCAAACAGACATCGGTCCAGGATCAAGCCGTCCCGGATACCTAAGGCCAGAAACAGCTCAAGGAATGTTCGTAAACTATCCCTACCTCTACAAACACAACCGAGAAAAACTACCATTCGGAACAATACAGATCGGTAGAGCATATAGAAACGAAATATCCCCAAGACAAGGAGTGATCAGACTACGTGAATTCATGCAGATGGAGGCAGAGGTCTTCGTACATCCAGACCAAAAAACACATCCCGACTTCAATCGATACCACAACCATGAAGTCGAAATATATCCAACCAAAAAACAACTGAACGAACAAAAACCAATAAAAACCGACCTAAAAACAGCTGTAGACAAAGGTTGGATAGGAAACGAAATAATAGCCTATTACATCGGTCTGTCAACAGAATACTTCAAAGAAATAGGAATAGACCCCAACAAACTAAGATATAGACAACACCTACCCGACGAAATGGCGCATTACGCATCAGAATGTTGGGACGCAGAAGCCTATTCAGAACGATTCGGTTGGATAGAGATAGCAGGAATTTCAGACAGAACCAACTACGACCTAAAAAAACACAGCCAAGTCTCAGGAACAGAACTAACAGCCTTCGAAAGATACGAAGAACCAATCGAACAAACAAAAACAATAATAGAACCACAAATGGACATATTAGGTCCAGAACTAAAAGACAAAGCCAAAAAAGTCGCAGACACAATACAAGAAATGAATCCCAAAAAACTCAAAAAAATGCTAGAAAACGGGCCAATAGAAATGAATATAAACGGCCAAACCATCGAAATAAACCAAAAACACATAAAAATCAACACAATCAAAGAAACTGTCCGCGGAGAAAAAATCTATCCACACGTAATAGAACCCAGCTATGGATTAGACAGAATATTCTACATAACCCTAGAACACGCCTACAAACAAGACACACAAGACGGAGAAAAAAGAAACCTACTACAACTAAAAAACACAACCGCACCAATACAAGCAGCAGTATTCCCCCTACTAAACCAAAAAGACATGAACAAAAAAACCAACGAAATATACAAAAAAATAAACAAAAAATACAAAACCATAACCGACACATCAGGCTCCATAGGACGAAGATACAGAAGACAAGACGAAATAGGAACCCCCTACTGCATAACAATCGACCACCAAACAATAGAAGACAACACAGTAACAATACGAGAAAGAGACACAACAAACCAAATCAGAGTCAAAACAAAAAACATAATGAACGCACTAAAAAACCTATACAACGGAGCAAAACTACAAGAAATAAAAAATAACTAA
- a CDS encoding 5,10-methylenetetrahydromethanopterin reductase, with protein MNFGVELLPNRPVKEVVELGCRQEEMGVDQLWVADHFNNRNIYCVLTGIALKTSSVTLGPGVTNPYVVHPGITASAISTVDEVSGGRAVLGLGAGDRTTLNKLGLDWDKPVSRTRESINVIRRLVGGEKLSHDCEFFKLDSAKLDIQPTEIPIYVGGQGPKMLEMAGMVGDGVLINASHPKDIKVGLERVFRGKEKSTYKPNREIDIAAHTCFSIDKDREKALNAVKPVVAFVAATAPDRVIERHNISKEQRDQLKNKIEKDRFDEAKKLVTNNMIDAFSISGTPNDCKQRIEELINQGLQSIVFGSPYGPKIKQSLSHLEPIIQEYKN; from the coding sequence ATGAATTTTGGAGTGGAATTATTACCGAATCGGCCTGTTAAAGAGGTTGTTGAGCTTGGTTGTAGGCAGGAGGAGATGGGTGTTGATCAGTTGTGGGTTGCTGATCACTTTAACAACAGGAATATCTATTGTGTTTTAACTGGGATTGCTCTTAAAACCAGTTCTGTAACTCTTGGCCCTGGTGTGACCAATCCTTATGTTGTTCATCCAGGCATTACTGCCTCAGCTATATCTACAGTTGATGAGGTATCTGGTGGTAGAGCGGTGTTAGGTTTGGGTGCTGGTGATCGGACAACGCTGAATAAACTTGGTTTAGATTGGGATAAACCGGTTAGCCGTACACGTGAATCAATCAATGTTATAAGGAGGTTGGTTGGTGGTGAAAAACTTTCTCATGACTGTGAGTTCTTCAAACTAGATTCAGCTAAACTGGATATCCAGCCTACTGAGATACCGATTTATGTTGGGGGTCAGGGCCCTAAAATGCTTGAAATGGCTGGCATGGTTGGTGACGGTGTTTTAATCAACGCTTCACATCCAAAAGACATCAAAGTTGGGTTAGAACGGGTTTTTAGGGGTAAAGAAAAATCAACCTACAAACCAAACCGAGAGATAGATATAGCTGCTCACACCTGTTTCTCAATAGATAAAGACCGTGAAAAAGCTTTAAATGCCGTTAAACCAGTTGTAGCGTTCGTAGCCGCTACCGCTCCAGACAGAGTTATAGAAAGACATAACATCTCCAAAGAACAGCGAGACCAACTTAAAAACAAAATCGAAAAAGACCGGTTTGATGAAGCTAAAAAACTGGTTACAAACAACATGATAGATGCATTCTCAATATCAGGAACACCGAACGACTGTAAACAACGCATCGAAGAACTAATAAACCAAGGATTACAATCAATCGTCTTCGGATCACCATACGGCCCCAAAATAAAACAATCACTCAGCCATCTAGAACCAATCATACAAGAATACAAAAACTAG
- a CDS encoding amidohydrolase family protein — MRVYHGTVYKNNLEPIDGYVITKNGYIDEVGEGKPPTPPDITGTIIPSFINAHSHLGDSSLKVDPDKYSLRELVGPGGIKEKGLERLSQKELIAGMKRSLKKGISEGTTHYLDYREGGLEGIKALKKASETTKAKTKIYGRPTEITKKNIKQVVEYGDGVGLSSVCDYTPKELEILKKELTEPKKTSIGLHAGESKTNQKKSIERYGRSEIQRSLDFKPNHLVHLTNPLQDDIKTVYNNQVGIVVCPRSNEITKSGKPPIKKMIEKGLLVGLGTDNAMLCSPSILDEARYLYQKHDLNPKTVLKLSTINGGKIIGVDNRIIQGNRTNIMVIEEVNMGIKALLEGCASIATVISGLDVIENV, encoded by the coding sequence ATGCGTGTATACCACGGCACCGTCTACAAAAACAATCTAGAACCGATAGATGGCTACGTAATAACAAAAAACGGCTATATCGATGAGGTGGGTGAGGGAAAACCACCAACCCCCCCAGATATAACCGGTACAATAATACCCTCATTCATTAACGCCCACAGCCATCTAGGAGATTCAAGCCTCAAAGTAGATCCAGATAAATATTCATTAAGGGAGTTGGTTGGGCCAGGTGGAATAAAAGAAAAAGGCCTAGAACGATTGAGCCAAAAAGAATTGATAGCTGGAATGAAAAGATCACTAAAGAAAGGAATTAGTGAGGGCACCACACATTATCTAGACTATCGGGAAGGCGGTTTAGAGGGGATAAAAGCACTTAAAAAAGCAAGTGAAACAACAAAAGCCAAGACAAAGATATATGGACGTCCCACCGAGATAACCAAAAAAAACATCAAGCAGGTTGTTGAGTATGGAGATGGAGTTGGTTTAAGTAGCGTATGTGATTACACACCAAAAGAACTAGAGATCTTAAAGAAAGAACTTACCGAACCAAAAAAAACATCGATCGGTTTACATGCCGGTGAATCTAAGACAAACCAAAAAAAATCCATCGAACGATACGGTCGTTCAGAAATTCAACGTTCCCTAGATTTCAAACCCAACCACCTGGTCCACCTAACAAACCCACTACAAGACGACATAAAAACGGTCTACAACAACCAGGTAGGTATAGTGGTATGTCCCCGCTCCAACGAGATAACAAAATCGGGAAAACCACCAATTAAAAAAATGATAGAAAAAGGGTTGTTGGTTGGGTTAGGAACCGATAACGCGATGTTATGCAGCCCATCAATACTAGATGAAGCACGTTACCTATACCAAAAACACGATCTAAATCCAAAAACGGTTTTAAAGCTATCCACCATAAATGGAGGAAAAATTATTGGAGTTGACAACAGAATAATTCAGGGTAATAGGACCAATATTATGGTGATTGAAGAAGTAAATATGGGTATAAAGGCCCTGCTTGAAGGATGTGCATCAATTGCCACCGTAATCAGCGGTCTGGATGTGATTGAAAATGTATAA
- a CDS encoding radical SAM protein, which produces MKVLLVHPHAAEELIFKKVIGLQMQPIGLGYIASSLQQNGHEVRIMDMPAEKKDSQDFIDELKHYRPDVVGMYIATYRSENALKLLEMAKKTVPGIKTVCGGPHSSMVAEELVEESCVDVVVCGEGEITIKKVVDSFNSGSDLGNIKGVVFKRGGSVVATEPRPLIEDLDRLPWPSRNLFDRDRYRLMDHLNIATIVSSRGCTYGCNYCTVPALYGNRWRARSPMDVVDEMEHVQNKYDPDILMFLDDNFDLEDDRVWEICEEIDRRNLELDWGCLSGGLQDGKPGLTKRMSEVGCRVIGYNLETGSQKSIDTLNRGVSLDQAREALKLSGDLGMIRILNIVIGFPGETREDIQQSIDFAKEVNVEFPLFFLPTPYPGTDFHRTAKRQGMIEELDWEKYTTANPVIETEYLDLDTLRSLNRQAYRECYLSFESIPRYTKMTKNVIKDGWVGLKDIPQLMVGGGIMFMNITRF; this is translated from the coding sequence GTGAAGGTTTTGTTAGTGCATCCTCACGCTGCGGAGGAACTTATCTTCAAAAAGGTTATTGGGCTACAGATGCAGCCTATAGGGCTTGGATATATAGCTTCTTCCCTACAACAAAACGGACATGAAGTCCGCATAATGGATATGCCCGCAGAAAAAAAAGACAGCCAAGACTTTATAGATGAATTGAAGCATTACCGACCCGATGTAGTTGGGATGTATATAGCGACATATAGGTCTGAAAACGCATTGAAGTTATTGGAGATGGCTAAAAAAACAGTTCCTGGAATTAAAACTGTTTGTGGTGGCCCACACTCAAGTATGGTTGCTGAAGAACTTGTGGAAGAGAGTTGTGTTGACGTAGTTGTTTGTGGTGAAGGAGAAATCACTATAAAGAAGGTTGTTGATTCATTTAACTCTGGAAGTGATTTAGGTAATATTAAGGGAGTTGTGTTTAAACGGGGTGGTAGTGTTGTTGCAACTGAACCACGTCCATTGATCGAGGACCTTGACCGTTTACCTTGGCCCAGTCGAAACCTATTCGATCGTGATAGATATCGTTTGATGGATCACCTGAACATTGCGACGATTGTTAGCAGTCGGGGTTGTACTTATGGCTGTAATTACTGTACAGTACCGGCTTTGTATGGGAATCGATGGCGAGCTAGGTCGCCAATGGATGTTGTAGATGAAATGGAGCATGTTCAAAATAAATATGACCCTGATATCTTGATGTTTCTTGACGACAACTTCGATCTAGAGGATGACCGGGTTTGGGAGATCTGTGAAGAGATAGATAGACGTAACCTAGAACTGGATTGGGGTTGTCTAAGTGGTGGTCTGCAGGATGGTAAGCCTGGGTTAACTAAAAGAATGAGTGAGGTTGGTTGCAGGGTCATTGGATATAACTTAGAGACAGGTTCTCAGAAATCAATAGATACATTGAATAGAGGTGTCTCTCTGGATCAAGCAAGAGAAGCACTTAAATTAAGTGGGGACCTGGGTATGATACGTATCCTCAACATAGTGATCGGTTTCCCTGGAGAAACTAGGGAAGATATCCAGCAAAGCATCGATTTTGCTAAAGAAGTTAATGTTGAATTCCCCCTGTTCTTCCTTCCAACCCCCTACCCAGGAACAGATTTTCATAGAACAGCCAAAAGACAGGGAATGATAGAAGAACTGGATTGGGAAAAATATACCACTGCTAACCCAGTAATAGAAACCGAGTATCTAGATCTAGATACATTAAGAAGTCTTAACCGTCAGGCCTATAGGGAATGCTATCTCTCTTTTGAATCGATACCACGCTATACAAAAATGACGAAAAACGTAATAAAAGACGGGTGGGTCGGACTGAAAGACATTCCACAACTCATGGTTGGCGGAGGAATTATGTTCATGAACATAACACGGTTCTAA
- a CDS encoding NYN domain-containing protein, with amino-acid sequence MMYKDQRIAVFIDSQNMYHSTKSLYNKNLNYNKILEYAVDGRKLIRAIAYVVKADTSEEETFFDALKDIGFEIKIKELKVYYDGTKKGDWDMGIAIDAMALANKVDVIILVTGDGDFTALVETLKAKGVRVEVISFKRSTSKELTEAATKYTDIESLDEHQDFLL; translated from the coding sequence ATGATGTATAAGGACCAGAGAATAGCCGTCTTTATTGACAGCCAAAACATGTACCACTCAACCAAAAGCCTATACAACAAAAACCTGAACTACAACAAAATTCTTGAATACGCAGTGGACGGCCGTAAACTCATAAGAGCAATAGCCTACGTAGTAAAAGCAGACACATCCGAAGAAGAAACCTTCTTCGACGCACTCAAAGACATCGGATTCGAAATCAAAATCAAAGAACTCAAAGTATACTACGACGGAACAAAAAAAGGCGATTGGGACATGGGTATAGCAATAGATGCAATGGCCCTCGCAAACAAAGTAGACGTAATCATACTTGTAACCGGAGACGGAGACTTCACAGCACTCGTAGAAACCCTAAAAGCAAAAGGCGTTCGCGTAGAAGTAATAAGCTTTAAAAGAAGTACATCAAAAGAACTCACAGAGGCAGCTACAAAATACACCGATATTGAATCCCTGGATGAACATCAAGACTTCCTTCTCTAA
- a CDS encoding S26 family signal peptidase — protein sequence MSSGSSGEGRPWYVLFLRDLGIAVAGLLVVVSVLYLYSGLWPPFVAVESPSMEPNIDEGDLVLLKSTDKVVSAEEAVELNETSFGLPGDVIVFSVPGDDRSVLHRAMYWVDEGDPMWSGGPEAPYSGYITMGDNNREIDQKSLFENQPIKPEWIEGKAVCSVPYLGRLTLGMDEVREGSLDVHPGIQYRCIL from the coding sequence ATGTCTTCAGGTAGTTCTGGTGAGGGCCGGCCTTGGTATGTGTTGTTTTTGCGGGATCTAGGTATTGCTGTTGCCGGTTTGTTGGTTGTTGTTTCGGTTTTATATCTTTATTCTGGGTTGTGGCCTCCGTTTGTCGCTGTTGAGAGTCCGAGTATGGAGCCTAATATTGATGAGGGGGATCTTGTTTTGTTGAAGTCTACGGATAAGGTTGTTTCGGCTGAGGAGGCTGTTGAGTTGAATGAAACCAGTTTTGGGTTGCCTGGTGATGTTATTGTTTTTTCGGTTCCTGGTGATGATCGGAGTGTGTTGCATCGGGCTATGTATTGGGTTGATGAGGGAGATCCGATGTGGAGTGGGGGTCCTGAGGCTCCGTACTCTGGTTATATAACGATGGGGGATAATAACCGTGAGATTGATCAGAAGTCTTTGTTTGAGAACCAGCCTATTAAGCCTGAGTGGATTGAGGGTAAGGCTGTTTGTAGTGTTCCATATCTGGGTAGGTTGACTTTGGGTATGGATGAGGTTAGAGAAGGAAGTCTTGATGTTCATCCAGGGATTCAATATCGGTGTATTTTGTAG
- a CDS encoding universal stress protein, with protein MYNRILIPNDGSEKTEEAIEEGIELAELTGAELHTIFVVNITTFENIPETGVWNQTKEIIKKEGEAANREVKRKCEDVGVKCKSEILSGKPHTEILNYAKKNKIDLIVMGTTSKKGVDKFLLGSVAEKVLRSSESPVMVVRSN; from the coding sequence ATGTATAATAGAATTTTAATACCCAACGATGGTTCGGAAAAAACTGAAGAAGCCATCGAAGAAGGTATAGAACTCGCAGAACTAACTGGAGCAGAACTACACACAATATTCGTAGTTAACATAACTACATTCGAAAACATACCTGAAACAGGTGTATGGAACCAGACAAAAGAAATTATTAAAAAAGAAGGTGAAGCTGCAAACCGTGAAGTAAAGAGAAAATGTGAAGACGTTGGAGTTAAATGTAAATCAGAGATATTGAGCGGTAAACCACATACCGAGATACTTAATTATGCAAAAAAGAACAAAATCGACCTAATCGTAATGGGGACAACCAGCAAGAAAGGTGTAGATAAATTCCTTCTTGGCAGTGTAGCTGAAAAAGTATTAAGGTCATCAGAAAGCCCAGTCATGGTAGTTAGGTCAAATTAA
- a CDS encoding CBS domain-containing protein: MKVKEIMSTDVEVAEVPGTVEEVFGLFKNGQHSGLPVIKEGTKKVVGIITRSDLLKNPHEDQIAMLMTRDPVVIPENEDITEAAKLILRHDIRRIPVVSNEEITGIISVADLVKVIPDMEIEGTVTEYANGHCTSSWTNTPVPIIGEIMRLSNSDSIPLLNDECKVGGIISDTDLVKAFELEESLEKSNMGAASDENEWTWDGVRDTMKFYYGVSTLKLPQVPVKEIMTEDVITVYIGAEISDCAKKMARNSIEQIPILDEDENLIGLLRDRDLIKSFL; the protein is encoded by the coding sequence ATGAAGGTAAAAGAGATAATGTCAACGGACGTTGAAGTTGCAGAGGTACCTGGAACAGTTGAAGAGGTCTTTGGGTTATTCAAAAACGGACAACACTCCGGACTTCCAGTAATAAAAGAAGGAACAAAAAAAGTCGTAGGAATCATAACAAGAAGCGACCTACTAAAAAACCCACATGAAGACCAGATAGCGATGCTGATGACACGAGACCCAGTTGTAATTCCAGAAAACGAAGACATTACAGAAGCAGCTAAACTAATCCTAAGACACGACATAAGAAGAATACCAGTAGTAAGCAATGAAGAAATAACGGGAATAATATCAGTAGCAGACCTCGTCAAAGTAATACCCGACATGGAGATAGAGGGAACTGTAACCGAATACGCAAACGGCCACTGCACATCAAGCTGGACAAACACACCCGTCCCAATAATAGGCGAAATAATGCGGCTATCAAACTCCGACTCAATCCCATTACTAAACGATGAATGCAAAGTCGGTGGAATAATATCCGACACCGACCTCGTCAAGGCATTCGAATTAGAAGAAAGCCTCGAAAAATCAAATATGGGTGCAGCATCAGACGAAAACGAATGGACATGGGATGGAGTAAGAGACACAATGAAATTCTATTACGGAGTTTCAACACTAAAACTCCCCCAAGTACCAGTAAAAGAAATAATGACAGAAGACGTAATCACAGTCTACATAGGCGCAGAAATATCAGATTGCGCTAAAAAAATGGCTAGAAACAGCATAGAACAAATACCAATACTAGACGAAGACGAAAACCTAATCGGGTTATTAAGAGACCGAGACCTAATAAAATCATTCCTCTAA